Proteins from a genomic interval of Rosa chinensis cultivar Old Blush chromosome 2, RchiOBHm-V2, whole genome shotgun sequence:
- the LOC112186174 gene encoding uncharacterized protein LOC112186174 has protein sequence MSLVYLELEQLLLPFPSNSFFFFFLFIRSTIFVSYFLAPQNMDMQFRLRDIPNISVTCPKISANKNKSKTGSSRAAESSLYKSNDPCNSSSTTSDKSFRKLEQEVPKTMSAELRLSWLRSQVIGASVEFDSPFGKRLLTYADHTASGRSLHYIESFIINNVLPFYGNTHTCESYVGLRTTKMVYQAGKYIKKCLGGGEEDALMFCGQGTTSAIKRFQEVMGVTVPSILRERVTNTLGTQERWVVFVGPYEHHSNLLSWRQSLAEVVEIGLNDEGLLDTEALTLQLESFKHANRPILGSFSACSNVTGVFPDTRAIARLLHQYGGFVCFDYAASGPYVEIDMRSGEIDGYDGVFLSPHKFVGGPGSPGILLMSKALYQLRSSPPSTCGGGTVDYVNGFSEKDTLYIEDIEERENGGTPQIIQTIRAALAFWVKDYIGYEVIEKQEQIYVRKALQRLLPNKNIRILGNTSTKRQAILSFLIYSTTNTSTSNASIEYNMWGETENETVGNTRYNPLHGSFVTALLNDLFGIQARGGCDCAGPYGHALLGIDETNSHAYRCAIQKGYVGLKPGWTRISFPYYISNDEFDFIVAALEFIAAYGQRFLSLYNFNPRRGSSWIIKKKELQSILAVTKKTNCQDKLKQDCINTNDADKQEGLLISKFASYLETATHIASLLPKFPPKRMLQQDIDINLSHYRV, from the exons ATGTCTTTAGTATATTTAGAATTAGAACAGCTATTACTTCCATTTCCATCCAActcattcttctttttcttcctcttcattcGATCGACCATTTTCGTTTCTTACTTTCTCGCTCCACAAAACATGGACATGCAGTTCAGGTTGAGAGATATCCCTAATATTAGTGTTACTTGTCCGAAAATAAgcgcaaataaaaataaaagtaaaacagGTTCTTCTCGAGCTGCTGAATCATCACTTTACAAGTCTAATGATCCTTGCAACAGCAGTAGTACTACTTCTGATAAATCATTCAGGAAGCTGGAGCAGGAGGTTCCGAAGACCATGTCGGCGGAGCTACGACTGTCTTGGCTTCGCTCTCAAGTCATCGGTGCTTCCGTAGAATTCGATTCTCCCTTTGGGAAACGACTACTCACCTACGCTGATCACACTGCTTCCGGCCGCTCTCTTCACTATATCGAAAGCTTCATCATCAATAATGTTCTACCCTTTTATG GAAATACTCACACTTGCGAGAGTTATGTTGGTCTTCGGACTACAAAAATGGTGTATCAAGCAGGCAAATACATCAAGAAATGCTTAGGAGGTGGAGAAGAGGATGCACTCATGTTTTGTGGCCAGGGCACCACTTCAGCAATTAAAAGGTTCCAAGAGGTGATGGGCGTTACCGTACCATCAATTTTAAGAGAGAGGGTCACAAACACTCTTGGTACCCAAGAAAGATGGGTGGTGTTTGTTGGTCCCTATGAGCACCACTCGAACCTTCTTTCGTGGCGGCAAAGCCTGGCTGAAGTAGTTGAGATTGGTCTAAATGATGAAGGCTTACTGGATACGGAAGCTCTTACACTGCAACTCGAGTCATTCAAACATGCTAACCGCCCAATTTTGGGTTCCTTCTCGGCTTGTAGTAATGTCACCGGAGTTTTTCCGGACACACGAGCAATTGCACGACTTCTTCAtcaatatggaggatttgtGTGCTTTGATTACGCTGCAAG CGGACCATATGTGGAAATTGATATGAGGTCAGGGGAGATAGACGGATACGATGGTGTTTTTCTTAGTCCACACAAGTTTGTTGGGGGACCTGGTTCCCCAGGCATTCTCCTTATGAGCAAGGCTCTCTATCAGCTTAGATCTTCTCCACCTTCCACTTGTGGAGGTGGAACTGTTGATTATGTCAATGGCTTCAGTGAAAAG GACACATTATATATTGAGGACATTGAAGAAAGGGAAAATGGGGGTACACCGCAGATAATACAAACAATTCGAGCAGCATTGGCTTTTTGGGTGAAGGACTACATTGGTTATGAAGTGATAGAGAAACAAGAGCAGATATATGTTAGAAAGGCACTGCAAAGGCTCCTCCCGAATAAAAACATAAGGATTTTGGGAAATACAAGTACCAAGAGACAAGCTATTTTGTCTTTCCTCATTTACTCTACAACTAATACTTCTACTTCAAATGCAAGCATTGAGTACAACATGTGGGGAGAGACTGAGAATGAGACAGTAGGGAATACAAGATATAATCCCCTCCATGGCTCCTTTGTTACGGCCTTACTCAATGATCTATTTGGTATCCAGGCCAGAGGCGGCTGCGACTGCGCAGGGCCGTACGGCCACGCTCTTCTCGGAATCGACGAGACTAACTCGCATGCCTATAGATGTGCCATCCAGAAGGGCTATGTGGGGTTGAAACCCGGATGGACTAGAATCAGTTTTCCCTACTACATTTCAAATGATGAATTCGACTTCATCGTAGCTGCATTGGAGTTTATAGCAGCTTATGGACAAAGGTTTCTTTCTTTATATAACTTCAATCCCAGAAGAGGAAGCAGCTGGATTATCAAGAAGAAGGAACTCCAAAGCATACTTGCTGTTACGAAGAAGACCAATTGCCAGGACAAACTTAAACAAGACTGCATTAATACAAATGATGCAGATAAACAAGAAGGGCTACTAATTAGTAAATTTGCCTCATATTTGGAAACGGCTACGCACATTGCGAGTCTCTTGCCCAAGTTTCCTCCTAAGCGTATGCTTCAGCAAGACATAGACATCAATCTCTCGCACTACAGAGTCTAA